One segment of Ureibacillus thermophilus DNA contains the following:
- a CDS encoding peroxidase-related enzyme (This protein belongs to a clade of uncharacterized proteins related to peroxidases such as the alkylhydroperoxidase AhpD.) → MMGMYDEQWSYLEKPKIEKIPPDLQAYFEENVRKQEEKLGVVNTLFHILPLNPIQFKAFLDFMYSLFNTKNTYLDLVDKEMIGLVVSSVNCCNYCLTTHSDTLRRLTKNPVWVDTLTYNYRSAKLTKKQRALCDYAFRATKYPDEITTKEVDLLREAGFNDHEILEASFVVGFFNYTNRWVSTIGAIPNPKHNQNQR, encoded by the coding sequence ATGATGGGAATGTATGATGAGCAATGGTCATATTTAGAAAAACCAAAAATAGAAAAAATTCCGCCAGATTTGCAAGCTTACTTTGAAGAAAATGTCCGCAAGCAGGAAGAAAAACTAGGGGTTGTGAACACTTTATTTCACATTTTGCCGTTAAATCCCATTCAATTTAAGGCATTTTTAGATTTCATGTATTCTTTATTTAATACAAAAAATACGTATTTAGATTTAGTGGACAAGGAAATGATTGGCCTTGTAGTGTCTTCGGTAAACTGCTGCAACTATTGCTTAACGACCCACAGCGACACATTGCGCAGGTTGACAAAAAATCCGGTTTGGGTTGACACGTTGACCTATAACTACCGCAGTGCGAAATTGACAAAAAAGCAGCGGGCATTATGCGACTACGCCTTCCGTGCTACAAAATATCCGGATGAGATTACAACAAAGGAAGTGGATTTGCTAAGGGAAGCGGGATTTAATGATCATGAAATATTAGAAGCATCATTTGTTGTTGGGTTTTTTAATTATACAAATCGCTGGGTTAGCACAATCGGCGCCATTCCAAATCCGAAACATAATCAAAATCAGCGCTAA
- a CDS encoding toxic anion resistance protein, giving the protein MPEMKNPLFEDLDMKKNEKNHESVEAPTQLVTEEEMSQLRKRQLELKKDPAVLALAEKIDVKNQIAILEFGKETASAISKFSDRMLASIKQSKLEKSSELINHLNKIMSRFDPEDFKEEKKGFFSRLFGKGKEQLQKILAKYDTMNKEIDAIYQEITKYEQEMKKNTIELEQMYNQNLEYFKSLSEHIAVIEVKVEELKLELEKLEARSNEGDQEALMELESLQRAIELLEQRRYDLEMAQQVSFQAAPQIRLMQQGNNHLIAKINSAFVTTIPIFKQGLIHAVTIQRQKLISDSMQELDKRTNEMLMRNAENIRKNSVDIARSAGQPSIKIETIENTWRTILAGIEETKQIQQETIRSREEGRKRLEQLQMEYEKLKKM; this is encoded by the coding sequence ATGCCAGAAATGAAGAACCCATTGTTTGAGGATTTAGATATGAAAAAAAACGAAAAAAATCATGAGAGTGTCGAAGCCCCTACTCAACTTGTAACTGAAGAAGAAATGTCTCAATTACGCAAGCGGCAATTAGAACTGAAAAAAGATCCAGCTGTGCTCGCCCTTGCTGAAAAAATAGATGTAAAAAATCAAATCGCCATACTGGAATTTGGGAAAGAAACCGCCAGTGCCATTTCGAAATTTTCCGATCGGATGCTTGCCTCAATTAAACAAAGCAAATTAGAGAAATCCAGCGAACTCATTAATCATTTAAATAAGATTATGTCCCGTTTTGACCCGGAAGATTTTAAAGAGGAGAAAAAAGGTTTTTTCTCCCGCTTGTTTGGTAAAGGGAAGGAACAGCTTCAAAAAATTTTAGCTAAATATGATACGATGAATAAAGAAATCGATGCCATTTATCAAGAAATCACAAAATACGAACAAGAAATGAAAAAAAATACGATTGAACTTGAGCAAATGTACAATCAAAATCTCGAGTATTTTAAAAGTTTAAGTGAACATATTGCGGTCATTGAAGTGAAAGTGGAGGAGTTGAAGCTGGAACTGGAAAAATTGGAAGCTCGTTCCAATGAAGGAGACCAAGAAGCATTAATGGAGCTTGAGTCTTTGCAGAGGGCCATTGAATTGTTGGAGCAGCGCCGATATGATCTGGAAATGGCACAGCAAGTGTCCTTCCAAGCTGCCCCTCAAATCCGTTTAATGCAGCAAGGGAACAATCATTTAATTGCAAAAATCAATTCTGCATTTGTCACAACAATTCCGATTTTTAAGCAAGGATTAATCCATGCGGTTACAATTCAGCGGCAAAAATTAATTTCCGATTCAATGCAAGAATTAGATAAACGCACGAACGAAATGTTGATGAGAAATGCAGAAAATATACGCAAAAACAGCGTTGATATTGCCCGATCTGCCGGCCAGCCTAGCATCAAAATTGAAACGATTGAAAATACATGGAGAACGATTTTGGCTGGCATTGAAGAGACAAAACAAATTCAACAGGAAACGATCCGAAGCCGCGAAGAAGGCAGAAAACGGCTTGAACAGCTTCAAATGGAATATGAAAAGCTAAAGAAAATGTAA
- a CDS encoding CotD family spore coat protein: MFNRHHHMRPICCPPNIMPTQIAPAQVSPTQEVVRTNIFNTIVPHFHPIHTTTVNRHIYHHQHFYPRTYSEVNEYYQTSQQCGNMGNPNPQCFNPQQRRFDS, translated from the coding sequence ATGTTTAATAGACATCATCATATGAGACCTATTTGCTGTCCACCAAATATCATGCCAACTCAAATTGCACCGGCGCAAGTTTCGCCGACTCAGGAAGTAGTAAGAACAAATATTTTTAATACAATCGTTCCGCACTTTCATCCGATTCACACAACAACTGTAAATCGCCATATCTACCATCACCAACATTTTTATCCTAGAACGTACTCCGAAGTTAATGAATATTACCAAACTTCTCAACAATGCGGCAACATGGGAAATCCTAATCCACAATGCTTCAACCCACAGCAAAGACGTTTTGATTCTTAA
- a CDS encoding alpha/beta hydrolase has translation MSNLLLSTINYLKEANQHPPLYTMDPIIEREKREIALKSKRKHHSKNVTRNEYLIPVRNGSYIKARSYIPKGKGPFPIIIYYHGGGWVLNSIETCDESCVLLAEITKSVVLSINYRLAPEHKFPIPVYDAYDAFLWTANNRHILKGGDAILVAGDSAGGNLATVVTLLNRDLQGPEIQGQILLYPVTDLTFNTPSYEEFAVGYGLLKEDMAWFRNHYIKQAAEIYHPYTSPLQAENLSHLPPALIVVAENDVLRDEGILYAKKLRDFGGNVELTIARGLVHSFFTKNEFFHQEIQDTIFQIRTFLSAYISKGKKSAS, from the coding sequence ATGTCCAATCTATTGCTTAGCACAATCAATTATTTAAAAGAAGCTAATCAACATCCCCCTTTATATACAATGGATCCCATCATTGAAAGAGAGAAAAGAGAAATTGCTTTAAAATCAAAAAGAAAACATCATTCAAAAAATGTAACAAGGAATGAATATTTGATTCCAGTAAGAAATGGAAGTTATATAAAAGCTCGCAGCTACATACCAAAAGGAAAAGGTCCTTTCCCGATTATCATTTATTATCATGGTGGGGGCTGGGTATTAAATAGCATCGAAACTTGTGATGAATCATGCGTGCTGCTTGCCGAAATAACTAAATCCGTCGTTCTTTCAATCAATTATCGTTTGGCTCCTGAACATAAATTTCCTATCCCCGTCTATGATGCATATGATGCATTTCTTTGGACGGCAAACAACCGCCACATCTTAAAAGGCGGCGATGCGATTCTTGTAGCAGGAGATAGTGCGGGAGGAAACTTGGCGACGGTTGTAACTTTATTAAATCGAGATTTGCAAGGTCCTGAAATTCAAGGACAAATTTTACTCTATCCGGTAACAGATTTAACCTTTAATACACCATCATATGAAGAGTTTGCTGTTGGATATGGGTTATTGAAAGAAGATATGGCATGGTTCCGAAACCACTATATAAAACAAGCGGCCGAAATATATCATCCTTACACGTCTCCATTACAAGCAGAGAATTTATCCCATCTGCCTCCAGCATTGATTGTTGTGGCTGAAAATGATGTTTTAAGAGATGAAGGAATTCTTTATGCAAAGAAATTGAGAGATTTTGGCGGAAACGTTGAATTAACAATTGCCCGGGGACTTGTGCATAGTTTCTTTACAAAAAATGAATTTTTTCACCAAGAAATTCAAGATACCATTTTTCAAATTCGGACATTTTTGTCTGCTTATATTTCGAAAGGGAAGAAAAGCGCATCTTAA
- a CDS encoding N-acetylmuramoyl-L-alanine amidase — MSSIAISPGHYGVGTGAKDIIDEVAEARKVVDRVAYLLEKEGVKVYKIVDNRSKSQSQNLNYLISEHNSKNRSLDVSIHFNSSGNRTDQPLGTEVLYRDEALKTFAGKVSQAIANASGLKNRGAKKRTDLAFLNGTKKPAILIEVCFVNSLQDVIIYQSKFQEICEAIAKECLAFIAPNLEKEKSNLEQIEKEIQNNLPSIGNSNEQFTSPELKKRLEAILKDKKMIEVMIQKGISEQAINANWMEKLKNGSLSSADLLGLCTLIIEHQIKKCEKIMSIG, encoded by the coding sequence ATGAGTTCTATTGCCATTAGTCCTGGCCATTATGGCGTTGGCACCGGCGCTAAAGATATTATTGATGAAGTAGCAGAAGCTAGAAAAGTAGTTGATCGAGTGGCCTATTTACTAGAAAAGGAAGGAGTTAAAGTTTATAAAATCGTGGATAATCGTTCAAAAAGCCAAAGCCAAAATTTAAATTACTTAATTTCTGAACATAATTCTAAAAATCGAAGTCTGGATGTAAGCATCCATTTTAACTCATCTGGAAATAGAACCGATCAACCTTTAGGCACAGAAGTGTTGTACCGTGATGAAGCTTTGAAGACATTTGCCGGAAAGGTTAGTCAAGCAATTGCAAATGCAAGCGGCCTAAAAAATCGTGGAGCCAAAAAAAGAACGGATCTTGCTTTCCTAAATGGAACGAAAAAGCCGGCGATTCTCATTGAAGTATGTTTTGTTAATTCTTTGCAAGATGTAATTATCTATCAATCGAAATTTCAAGAAATATGCGAAGCGATTGCAAAAGAATGTTTAGCCTTTATCGCACCAAATTTGGAAAAGGAGAAAAGCAATTTAGAACAAATTGAGAAGGAAATTCAAAACAACTTGCCTTCGATTGGAAATTCCAATGAACAATTCACAAGCCCTGAATTAAAAAAACGGCTTGAAGCGATTTTAAAAGACAAAAAAATGATAGAGGTAATGATTCAGAAGGGAATTAGTGAACAAGCAATAAATGCCAATTGGATGGAAAAATTAAAGAATGGTTCGTTAAGTTCAGCTGATTTGCTCGGATTATGCACTCTAATCATTGAACATCAAATAAAAAAATGTGAAAAAATAATGAGTATCGGTTAA
- the rarD gene encoding EamA family transporter RarD gives MTDEKKGLFNAILAYVIWGFFPIYWKVLEHVNSIEILLNRIIWSFIFTTIFILIIGQKNELIVDLKRLWQNKKMFFSLMLASFVISCNWFLYIWAVTNDHVVETSLGYYINPLITVLFGVLLFKERLSKAQLAAVFIAFIGVALMAIRYGKVPWVALGIAFSFAIYGVLKKKIQLDATRGLAIETLFILPFALVFYIYLMSTSVISLLYIDRKTDFFLILGGVVTAYPLILFAKGAKALPQSVLGFIQYFCPTIVLILGTVLYNEPFTNVELISFSFIWLAIIIFSLSTIIENRKKRSLA, from the coding sequence ATGACTGATGAGAAAAAAGGGTTGTTCAACGCCATATTAGCTTATGTCATTTGGGGATTTTTCCCTATTTATTGGAAGGTGCTTGAACACGTTAACAGTATAGAAATATTATTGAACCGTATTATTTGGTCGTTTATTTTTACAACGATATTCATCCTCATCATTGGCCAAAAAAATGAACTGATAGTAGATTTGAAAAGATTATGGCAAAACAAAAAAATGTTTTTCTCATTGATGTTGGCTTCCTTTGTGATTTCTTGCAACTGGTTTTTATACATATGGGCTGTAACAAATGACCATGTTGTCGAAACAAGTTTAGGTTATTATATAAATCCGCTCATTACCGTATTGTTCGGGGTTTTACTTTTTAAAGAAAGATTATCAAAAGCCCAATTAGCTGCTGTTTTCATTGCGTTTATCGGAGTTGCATTAATGGCAATCCGATATGGAAAAGTTCCGTGGGTTGCTCTAGGGATCGCGTTTTCCTTTGCGATTTATGGAGTGCTGAAGAAAAAGATTCAACTAGATGCAACTCGAGGTCTTGCCATTGAAACTTTATTTATATTGCCTTTCGCTCTTGTTTTCTATATTTATCTTATGTCAACTAGTGTCATATCTCTTTTATATATTGATCGAAAAACGGATTTTTTTCTAATTCTAGGAGGAGTCGTTACAGCCTACCCATTAATTTTATTTGCAAAAGGAGCGAAAGCCTTGCCTCAATCCGTTTTAGGTTTTATTCAATATTTTTGTCCAACCATTGTTTTAATTTTAGGGACTGTTCTTTATAATGAACCTTTTACAAACGTGGAATTGATTTCCTTCAGTTTTATTTGGCTTGCAATTATTATTTTCAGTTTATCTACAATTATAGAAAATCGGAAAAAACGCTCCTTGGCATAA
- a CDS encoding cytochrome c biogenesis CcdA family protein yields MASNMNVLFAFGAGFLSFISPCTLPLYPAFLSYITGMSYDEIKNDKGMLQKRAILHTLFFLLGFSIIFIVLGFGARLLSIENFFLNYQDLIRQIGAILIVVFGLMIVGWLKIDFLMKDHKFQFKSRPSGYVGSSLIGLAFAAGWTPCTGPILAAIIALAMSNPNSAMGYMIAYVLGFSIPFFILSFFISRMGWLRKYSQLIVKIGGYIMIAMGVLLFFDGMNYIIRILSPIFGGFTGF; encoded by the coding sequence ATGGCATCGAATATGAATGTTTTATTTGCCTTTGGTGCAGGATTTTTAAGTTTTATTTCCCCTTGCACTTTGCCGTTGTATCCGGCTTTTCTTTCGTACATTACAGGAATGAGTTATGATGAAATTAAAAATGATAAAGGCATGCTGCAAAAAAGAGCCATTCTTCATACGCTCTTTTTCTTGTTAGGATTTTCGATTATTTTCATCGTTCTCGGCTTTGGCGCCCGATTGTTGTCCATTGAAAACTTTTTCTTGAATTATCAAGATTTAATTCGGCAAATTGGAGCCATTTTAATTGTTGTTTTTGGATTGATGATTGTCGGTTGGTTGAAAATCGACTTTTTAATGAAAGACCATAAATTCCAATTTAAAAGCAGACCATCAGGATATGTAGGTTCATCTTTAATCGGCCTTGCATTTGCTGCAGGATGGACTCCATGTACGGGACCCATTTTAGCAGCCATCATAGCTCTTGCCATGTCAAATCCGAATTCGGCAATGGGATATATGATTGCTTATGTATTAGGATTCTCCATTCCATTCTTTATTTTGTCATTCTTTATTTCTCGAATGGGATGGCTTCGAAAATACAGCCAATTGATTGTAAAAATCGGCGGGTATATTATGATTGCCATGGGCGTTTTGTTGTTCTTTGATGGCATGAATTATATCATTAGAATATTATCGCCAATATTTGGAGGGTTCACAGGTTTCTAA
- a CDS encoding CcdC family protein: MLENIPSRFVIMGSTLVAILMGTFIMMMRLRSQKKPVNAKKILIPPVAMSTGALMFVFEEFRISPLQILEAIVVGVIFSLVLIATSKFEIRDNEIYMKRSKAFFIILVSLLIIRTLGKVWLTESFDPGELAGMFWLLAFAMLWPWRIAMLIQYKKIEKSHLLQSMEKGK; encoded by the coding sequence ATGTTAGAGAACATCCCTTCTCGTTTTGTCATTATGGGGAGTACATTGGTTGCCATCCTCATGGGCACTTTCATTATGATGATGAGATTGCGTTCCCAAAAAAAACCGGTCAATGCGAAAAAAATACTAATTCCTCCTGTTGCCATGTCAACAGGTGCCTTAATGTTCGTTTTTGAAGAGTTTCGTATTTCGCCATTGCAAATATTAGAAGCGATTGTAGTAGGAGTCATTTTTTCTCTTGTGCTGATTGCCACTTCCAAATTTGAAATTCGTGACAATGAAATATATATGAAGCGGTCAAAAGCTTTTTTTATTATTTTAGTAAGCTTATTAATAATCCGAACTCTAGGCAAAGTTTGGTTGACGGAATCTTTTGATCCTGGAGAATTAGCCGGTATGTTCTGGCTATTGGCCTTTGCGATGCTTTGGCCTTGGAGAATTGCGATGCTCATACAGTATAAAAAAATTGAAAAATCTCATTTATTACAATCAATGGAAAAAGGAAAATGA
- a CDS encoding DUF2621 domain-containing protein, with translation MWFLVFWSFVMVILMAIGGFFMFRKFLKSLPKNDGKSDLDWQEYYINKTLHLWNDEGKQLLNELVSPVPELFRQQAKESIAGKIGELALKEKAKTITQELIIRGYIIATPKRDHKFLRKKLAEMNIDVTPYEKYFAESKK, from the coding sequence ATGTGGTTTCTCGTTTTTTGGAGTTTCGTAATGGTTATTTTAATGGCAATCGGCGGGTTCTTTATGTTCCGAAAGTTTTTGAAATCTTTGCCAAAAAATGACGGGAAATCCGATTTAGATTGGCAAGAGTATTATATTAATAAAACATTGCATTTGTGGAATGATGAGGGAAAGCAGTTGTTGAATGAACTTGTTAGCCCTGTTCCAGAATTATTTAGACAGCAAGCGAAAGAGTCCATTGCTGGAAAAATCGGCGAACTTGCATTGAAAGAAAAGGCAAAAACGATCACTCAGGAATTAATTATTAGAGGCTACATCATTGCAACGCCGAAAAGAGACCATAAATTTTTGAGAAAAAAATTAGCTGAAATGAATATTGATGTTACACCTTATGAAAAATATTTTGCTGAAAGTAAAAAATAA
- a CDS encoding DUF1659 domain-containing protein yields the protein MANLTFEHSTLKIVYEMGVNESNETVLTTRSYRNVRDNVTAEQLASVVQAFIQLSKHPVVHASISKTEKIEF from the coding sequence ATGGCAAACTTAACATTCGAACATAGCACATTAAAAATCGTTTATGAAATGGGCGTAAATGAATCGAATGAAACGGTTTTAACAACTCGCTCTTACAGAAATGTACGCGACAACGTGACAGCAGAACAATTGGCTAGTGTAGTACAAGCATTTATTCAACTTTCAAAACATCCAGTTGTTCATGCTTCCATCTCAAAAACTGAAAAAATCGAATTCTAA
- a CDS encoding DUF2922 domain-containing protein: MTRVLEMKFETAQGKEFTLSLYDPKSNLTAAEVSNAMQSIINQNVFHVNGFALSSIKQARIVDKTIEKLI; encoded by the coding sequence ATGACAAGAGTGCTGGAAATGAAATTTGAAACTGCCCAAGGAAAAGAATTTACGCTTTCTTTATATGACCCTAAATCTAATTTAACAGCAGCAGAAGTTTCCAATGCAATGCAAAGCATTATTAATCAAAATGTATTCCATGTAAATGGTTTTGCGCTTTCATCCATCAAACAAGCGCGCATCGTTGATAAAACAATTGAAAAGCTTATTTAA
- a CDS encoding YvrJ family protein, whose amino-acid sequence MEQWIPVIQEIGFPIVVSFYLLNRIETKLEAIYSVLVTLKDANRVLES is encoded by the coding sequence ATGGAACAATGGATTCCGGTGATTCAAGAAATCGGCTTTCCGATTGTTGTTTCTTTTTACTTGCTGAATCGTATTGAAACAAAGCTTGAAGCTATTTATTCAGTGCTCGTAACTTTAAAAGATGCAAACAGAGTATTGGAATCATGA
- a CDS encoding SCO family protein — MKKKFIFITLLLIVGILLSSCSNYNFKPTIEYKIQDFTMIDQRGETVTLDSLKGQPWIAMFFFTNCKTICQPMTLNMSIIQEKLVEKGLEDYKIVGFSVDPERDTPEALAKYLDFFTVPDDSKWHLLTGYDQKFIEQFALQSFKTLVKKPENDDQVIHGSSFYLVDENGVAVKYYNGYSEEENSANAVPYDEIALDLETLIENMKKK; from the coding sequence ATGAAGAAGAAGTTTATTTTTATCACCTTGCTGCTCATTGTTGGTATTCTATTATCTTCTTGCAGCAATTATAATTTTAAACCAACAATCGAGTATAAAATTCAGGACTTTACGATGATTGATCAACGGGGAGAAACTGTAACTTTAGATAGCTTAAAGGGGCAACCTTGGATTGCTATGTTTTTTTTCACAAATTGCAAAACGATATGTCAGCCAATGACATTAAATATGTCCATTATTCAAGAAAAATTAGTTGAAAAAGGTCTTGAAGATTATAAGATTGTTGGATTTTCAGTAGACCCGGAAAGAGATACGCCGGAAGCGCTTGCAAAGTATTTGGACTTTTTTACCGTTCCTGATGATTCAAAATGGCATTTATTGACTGGATATGATCAAAAATTTATTGAGCAATTCGCCCTTCAATCATTTAAAACCCTTGTTAAGAAACCAGAAAATGATGACCAAGTGATTCATGGTTCATCATTTTATCTGGTAGATGAAAACGGGGTTGCCGTAAAATATTATAATGGATATTCAGAAGAGGAAAATTCTGCGAATGCTGTACCGTATGATGAAATTGCCCTTGATTTGGAAACATTGATTGAAAACATGAAAAAGAAATGA
- a CDS encoding methionine biosynthesis PLP-dependent protein, with translation MTKNWIETKLVQLGNQSDVRTGAVNPPIYMSTAYRHTGIGESTGYDYTRTKNPTREILEKGIAELEGGDAGFACSSGMAAIQLVLSIFKPGDEILLPEDVYGGTYRLLRTFNEMYQIRPVYFSKAEEVEGLINEHTKAIFLETPTNPLMIEFDLDYFNDLCKKHNLMFIVDNTFYSPYFQRPMEHGADIVVHSATKYIAGHNDTLAGLVVSKGQTLSEQLAFNQNSMGLVLSPFDSWLVIRGLKTLHVRMKQHDENAKRVAAYLQEEPLVKDVLYTGKGGMLSFRLTKADLVNPFLKKLKLITFAESLGGPESFITYPATQTHADIPYEERIARGVDDCLLRFSVGIENAEDIIADLKQVFDQLRNL, from the coding sequence ATGACAAAAAATTGGATTGAAACAAAATTAGTTCAATTGGGAAATCAAAGCGATGTGCGAACAGGTGCTGTTAATCCCCCAATTTATATGTCTACAGCCTATAGACACACAGGAATCGGGGAATCTACAGGATATGATTATACTCGAACAAAAAACCCTACTCGTGAAATTTTAGAAAAAGGCATTGCAGAATTGGAAGGAGGAGATGCCGGTTTTGCCTGTAGTTCCGGAATGGCTGCCATCCAGTTAGTTCTTTCCATTTTCAAACCAGGTGATGAAATACTTTTGCCTGAAGACGTGTATGGAGGAACATACCGTTTACTCAGAACATTTAACGAAATGTACCAAATTCGGCCTGTATATTTCTCCAAGGCAGAGGAAGTGGAAGGTTTAATCAATGAACATACAAAAGCCATTTTCCTTGAAACGCCAACTAATCCATTAATGATTGAATTTGATTTGGATTATTTCAATGACCTTTGCAAAAAACATAATTTAATGTTTATTGTAGATAATACATTCTATTCACCGTATTTCCAACGTCCAATGGAACATGGAGCAGATATTGTGGTGCATAGTGCCACAAAATATATCGCAGGACATAATGATACGCTGGCAGGGCTTGTTGTTTCAAAAGGACAAACTTTAAGTGAACAATTGGCATTCAATCAAAATAGCATGGGACTTGTCCTTTCGCCATTCGACAGCTGGCTTGTCATTCGAGGATTAAAAACTTTGCATGTACGAATGAAGCAGCATGATGAAAATGCAAAGAGAGTTGCCGCATATTTACAGGAAGAACCATTAGTGAAAGATGTACTTTATACAGGCAAAGGCGGAATGTTGTCCTTCCGTTTGACAAAAGCAGATTTAGTTAATCCGTTTTTAAAGAAATTAAAACTGATAACATTTGCTGAAAGTTTAGGAGGACCTGAAAGTTTTATTACATATCCAGCAACGCAAACCCATGCGGACATTCCTTATGAAGAACGGATTGCCCGTGGAGTAGACGACTGCTTGTTGCGTTTTTCTGTTGGAATCGAAAATGCAGAAGATATTATTGCCGATCTAAAACAAGTTTTCGATCAATTAAGAAATTTATAA
- a CDS encoding lytic transglycosylase domain-containing protein produces MAKKKKAKKPFISAGMKLFLIILLIPASIVIYTFVFFAWADLKAIVLPEELSVIEEIQEGEGFDLTIPEEYIPIYIAAGKKYNVPWTLLAAHHRVETRFSTMKTLISPVGAEGHMQFMPCTFVGWDHPSCEGLGKGNIPESEKTDPKVIAKYGGYGVDANGDGIADPFDIEDAIYSAANFLSKAGVREGKIEKAIFQYNHSQEYVKKIMYYYEQYERIGPILEKEALAAAADS; encoded by the coding sequence ATGGCAAAAAAGAAGAAAGCAAAAAAACCTTTCATCAGCGCTGGGATGAAGCTGTTTCTAATCATTTTGCTTATTCCGGCATCAATCGTAATTTACACTTTTGTATTTTTTGCTTGGGCAGATTTAAAGGCGATAGTCTTGCCCGAAGAATTGTCTGTCATTGAAGAAATTCAAGAAGGAGAAGGATTTGATTTAACCATACCAGAAGAATATATTCCCATATACATAGCTGCTGGAAAAAAATACAATGTTCCATGGACATTGCTTGCCGCTCATCATCGGGTGGAGACGAGATTTTCCACAATGAAGACGCTCATTTCGCCGGTGGGAGCGGAAGGACATATGCAATTTATGCCATGCACCTTTGTTGGATGGGATCATCCCAGCTGCGAGGGGTTAGGGAAAGGGAATATTCCTGAATCTGAAAAAACCGATCCAAAGGTGATTGCAAAATACGGAGGTTATGGAGTTGATGCAAACGGAGACGGCATTGCAGATCCTTTTGATATAGAAGATGCCATCTATAGCGCTGCCAATTTTTTATCTAAGGCCGGCGTAAGGGAAGGAAAAATAGAAAAAGCGATTTTTCAATATAATCATAGTCAAGAGTATGTAAAAAAAATTATGTATTACTATGAGCAATATGAGCGTATTGGCCCTATTTTAGAAAAGGAAGCATTGGCAGCTGCTGCAGATTCATAA
- a CDS encoding GlsB/YeaQ/YmgE family stress response membrane protein, producing MNFIWYLVIGGIIGWLAGVIVGKDIPGGIIGNIIAGIIGSWIGSAFLGNWGWEVSNFYVFPALIGSIALVLIVSLIMKGFRKATD from the coding sequence ATGAATTTTATTTGGTATTTAGTCATCGGAGGCATTATTGGATGGTTGGCCGGTGTGATTGTTGGAAAAGACATCCCTGGAGGCATCATCGGCAATATCATAGCGGGGATTATTGGATCTTGGATTGGTAGTGCTTTTTTAGGAAACTGGGGTTGGGAAGTCTCCAACTTTTATGTATTTCCTGCCTTGATTGGTTCTATTGCTTTAGTCTTAATTGTAAGTTTAATTATGAAAGGCTTTAGAAAAGCGACAGATTAA